The segment CCATCCAACCTGAGAAAATCCACACAAAAGAACACAATTGGTATGGGAGGTATGAGTATTAATGCCATTAGGTAGACCCACGGAATACAAAGAAGATTTTAACCGGATGGCCGAAGTTGCTTGCCGTGAGGGTGGATTGACTGATGTAAAGCTGGCCAAACTCTTTGGGGTTGCAAAATCCACAATCAATTTGTGGAAAAAAGAGCACCCAGATTTTTCGGACTCCATAAAAAAAGGCAAGGACGATTGGGATTCTGAAAAGATTGAAAACAGCCTTGCAAAAAGGGCCTTGGGATTTTCGTACACTGAAACAACCAAAGAGCCGAGACTTATAAAAAAACCGGATGGCGATATCACGACCTCAGATATGGTCGTCACAAAAAAGGTTACAAAACTTATTGTACCAGACACCACCGCCCAAATCTTTTGGCTTAAGAACAGGCAACCAAAACGCTGGCGTGACCGGCACGAAGTAGAAGTAACCGGAGACGATGAGCTGATTAAAGCCCTATTTGCAGGGAGGCAAAGAGTAAATGGCCAGCAAGATTGATATAGAGCTGGCCCATGAGGTCGCCAAATATTACGCCGATCCCCTTGGTTTTGTTATGTTCGCCTATCCGTGGGACACAGACCCTTCAATTCAGGTCTGCGAACTCCCAGAGCCATGGGCGTCAAAATAC is part of the Bacteroidota bacterium genome and harbors:
- a CDS encoding helix-turn-helix domain-containing protein, whose protein sequence is MAEVACREGGLTDVKLAKLFGVAKSTINLWKKEHPDFSDSIKKGKDDWDSEKIENSLAKRALGFSYTETTKEPRLIKKPDGDITTSDMVVTKKVTKLIVPDTTAQIFWLKNRQPKRWRDRHEVEVTGDDELIKALFAGRQRVNGQQD